A window of the Cicer arietinum cultivar CDC Frontier isolate Library 1 chromosome 6, Cicar.CDCFrontier_v2.0, whole genome shotgun sequence genome harbors these coding sequences:
- the LOC101502892 gene encoding polynucleotide 5'-hydroxyl-kinase NOL9 yields the protein MTDGERAMGSSPSPDIYIPEQWSQAAESIASSSTPTITLICGAKNCGKTTFSRYLLNVLLTKFKRVAYLDTDVGQPEFTPPAFVSLTVVRKITPDLTIPCLKTPERCLFFGDVSSKRDPSAYLNYIFSIYDYYQKEYYTLAKREKSSRTVVPLVVNTPGWVKGVGYDVLVDMLKHICPTHIVKIGISTENKNLPAGKFWLDGKHDETMNLIEINSARQDSLNRSVLVQKDAHLLRDLRIMAYFRQCFPNDSDISTIKELAHSLTSHCPYQVPIASVKIRHVHREVPSSEIFYSLNASIVGLAVESEGPKNLPWCLGLGIVRGIDTVKGMLYVITPVPFNALKKVNLLLQGYIQIPTCLLQVQGCISPYMSENVL from the exons a TGACAGACGGAGAGAGAGCTATGGGTTCGTCCCCTTCACCAGACATTTACATCCCAGAGCAATGGTCGCAGGCTGCAGAGTCCATTGCTTCAAGTTCAACACCTACTATCACACTCATATGTGGAGCAAAGAACTGTGGCAAGACAACCTTCTCCCGCTATCTCCTAAATGTACTATTGACCAAATTTAAGAGAGTAGCTTATCTCGATACCGATGTTGGTCAACCTGAGTTTACTCCTCCTGCTTTTGTGTCTCTCACCGTCGTTCGTAAAATAACTCCAG atttgacAATTCCATGCCTGAAAACACCAGAGAG ATGCCTTTTCTTTGGCGATGTTTCTTCTAAGAGAGATCCATCAGCATACTTAAATTACATCTTCTCCATATATGATTATTATCAAAAGGAGTATTACACTCTTGCTAAGAGAGAAAAATCTTCTAGGACTGTGGTTCCTCTTGTAGTGAATACACCAGGTTGGGTTAAAG GTGTTGGTTATGACGTATTAGTGGATATGTTAAAACATATTTGTCCCACACATATAGTTAAGATAGGTATATCCACTGAAAACAAAAATTTACCTGCCGGAAAATTCTGGTTAGATGGGAAACATGATGAAACAATGAACTTGATCGAGATAAATTCAGCTCGTCAGGACTCATTAAATAGATC GGTACTTGTTCAAAAGGATGCTCATCTCCTGCGTGATTTACGAATAATGGCTTATTTCAGACAGTGCTTTCCTAACGATTCAGATATTTCAACTATCAAGGAACTTGCACATTCCTTGACCTCTCACTGTCCTTATCAAGTTCCCATTGCAAGCGTAAAGATTCGACATGTTCATCGTGAG GTCCCAAGCTCTGAAATATTCTACAGCCTGAATGCTAGTATTGTTGGCTTAGCAGTTGAATCTGAAGGACCTAAAAATTTACCCTGGTGCCTTGGTCTTG GCATTGTGAGGGGTATTGACACAGTCAAAGGCATGCTCTATGTGATTACACCTGTGCCATTTAATGCTCTGAAAAAAGTCAACCTCTTGCTACAGGGTTATATCCAAATTCCTACTTGTTTATTGCAG GTCCAGGGATGCATATCACCTTACATGTCAGAGAATGTATTGTAG